The segment GCGGTCCTTCGAGCGCCGGTGTGGAGACGGCTTGGGGCAGCATTTCGTAGTCAAGCCGTTCGCCAAGGTCAACCGGTTCGCGGCGCTGCCGGCGCCGCAGGAGGATCAGCACAAGCACAATCAGCGCTACCACTGCCAGGAGGATGCTGCCGGCCAGGATGAGCGTGTTCATCAAATCCGACTGCTGCTTGGCGTCGGCTTGCGCTTTGGCCGCGCCCAGTGCTTGAGCCGCCGCGTCTGCAGCCGATGTACTGAAGGGCAGCACTTCAACCGTCACTACGTCGCCGCGGGTGGGGTCGACGCCGGCCGCGGAAGTGACGAGTGCCTTGACAGAGTTGACGTTGAGTCCCGCCGCCGCCGACTGGTTGATGGCGACTGAGATGGTCTGGCGTTTCACGGCGCCTTGCGGAATAGTGCGGTCTTCCGTGACCTTGTTGACGGCGTTGTTCTTGGTGGTGTCGCTGGAGTCGAAGGTTCCATTGCCGTTGGTTCCGCCCGGCACGGCAATGTTGTCCGGACCAAGGACACCGGAGGCGCCGCCGCCGGTTCCCGTGTACTTCTCGGTCTTGGTGGTCTCGCTCAGCGGAGAGGCATCCTTGGCTGTGGAGAACGTCTCGCTGCGCTGCTGCGCGGACTCGGCGGTCACGTCGGCGGCGACGGCGACGGTGGCGTTGCCCGGTCCCACTACCCTGTCCAGCACGGCCTTCACCGAGTCGGACGTGCGCTGTTGGTAGTCGGCGGCTTGCTTGGACGCGGAACCAGTGGCTCCCCCTCCCACAGTGGAGAGGACGTTGCCTTGGGAATCCACCACGGTCACGTTGGTCGGCTTCAGGTTTTCGATCGCGGCGGACGTCAAGTGCACAACCGCCTGGACCTTATCGGCAGACAGGGTGACACCCGGCTGCGTTTCCACGAACACGGATGCCGTGGCGTCGGGAGCCTTGTCAACGAACACTGTTTTGGCCGGAATGGCCAACTGCACGGCCGCTGTCTTCACTCCGTCCATGGCCTGGATGGTGGTGGCGAGTTCGCCCTCGAGCGCGCGCTTGTAGGTTACCGACTGCTGGAACTCGGACGAGGTCACGCCAAGCTTGTCGAGCAGTGAATAGCCGGTGGCCGCGGCCGCCGGAAGGCCCGCGGCGGCTGCTTTCAGCCGTTCATCGTTGACCTTGTCATCGGGAACCAGGATGGTGGAACCGCCGTTGCTGAGCTCGTACGGGACATTGTCCTTGCGCAGCTGCTCCACGATCCCGTTGGCGTCCGTGTCCTTCAACCCGGAGAACAAAGGCGAGTAGGACGGCTTGCCCAACCACGCTGACAGGGCTACTCCGCCGAGCACCAGAACGGCGATGCCGATGATGGCGATGGTGCGCTGCCCGGCAGTGAACCCCTTGAATCCATCGCCCATCTTGCGGAAGAAGGCGGCAATCTGTGGAGGCATCAGGCCTGCATCCTCATGATCTCGTTGAACGCGTCAACGCCCTTGTTCCGTACCGTGGAGACAAGCTCCATGGTGATCTGGGCGCGGGTGGCAGCGATCGTCGCCTTGTGGATGTCGTCAAGGTTGCCCGTCACCGCTGATACTGCCAGCTGGTTCGACGTCGATTGCAGGGACTGGAGGTTGTCCACGGCACCGGTCAGCGCCGTCGCAAAGCCGTTGCTTCCCGCCGCCCCGGCGGTTCCGCTGACGTTGCCGGTGCCGCCCAGGTACCCGGTGCCGGTGACGCCCTGCACGGAAAGCCCCCCGCCGCCTTGAATTGCGCCGATCGGGTCCAAAGCCATCAGGATTTTCCTATCTCAAGCGCTGCCTGGTAAGTCTCACGGGCGCGGTCCACCACTTGGGCGTTGGCCTGGTAGCCGCGTTGCGCCACAATCAGGGCACCCATCTGTTCGGCGAGGTCGATGTCCGGGTAACGGACATAGCCCTGGGCATCGGCAAGCGGATGGTCAGGCTGGTACACGAGCCTGCCGGTTGCGCTGCCTTGGGGGGTGCTCTTGACGTACACGCCGTTTCCGTCGCTGCCCTCGGCGGCTTCGACGTAGCGGGCTTGGAACGCCTTGCCGCTGGTGCGCGTGACGGTATTCATGTTGGCCAGGTTGTCGGAAACGGCGTCGAGCCATTTGCGGTGGACAGTCAGCGCGGAGCCGGCAATCCCGATCGCGTCGAAAGTCATCAGCTGGTCCTCATGGCTGTGCGGAGTGCGGTGAATTGCTCGCCGATGGCCCGGGAGGCGAACTGGTAGCGCAAGACGGTGTCCACATTCGAGAGGGTTTCGGTGTCCAGGTTCACGTTGTTGCCGTTGAGCTGGGTGGGTTCCTGGGAGGTAGTGACTGTGGGCGCGGCCTGCCCGTCTCCGGCGCTCACCGAGGCCGCAAGTGCGTCCTCGAACTGGACCCTTTTGGCGTGGTAGTTCGGCGTGTTGATGTTGGCGATGTTGTTGGCAATGGTGCGCTGGCGCAATGAGAGCCCGTCCAGGGCGCTACCAAGGGCAACAGAAGTCACTGACTCGAACACGACGGCCTGCCTTCGCGAATAGTATGAAGAGGCCGATCCGTGGCCGTGCATCGAGCATCCCTGCTCAACTTCCACCATCGGCAAGCACGGGGCATCCGTTAGCCGATTAGGGGATTGTTTTCGATACTTCTCTTCAGCCCTGCACGTCGAGGAACAGCGGGCGGGCTGAACTTTGGCTGTCCGGGACGGCGTTGAGGGCGTCCAAGTGGGCGAGCGCGTCGTTGCGGACCTTGCCGAGCATGGCCATGGACTCCAGCTGCGCGTCCAGGATCCGGCGCGCCCGGTCCGCCAGCTCTTCAGGAAGTGGTCCGGTCTCGGCCTCGGCGGGCGGATTCCATGGCTCGGGCTCGCCGCCGGAGACGGCCAAGGCGATGTTTGCTTCAAGCCGGTCCAGGATTCCGGACCATTCCTGAACCGGATCAGCCCACACCGAGCGTGCCGTTCGTCCTTGCCGTGCCGGATACCGTGGCCTGGACAGGCAGCTGCGACGCGGCGTCGTGCCAGCCTTGCCGGAGCGGTTCCAAGAGCACAATGCATTCCTTGGTCCGGTTGACGTCACGGTAGATGTTTGCGCCGATCATGGCTTCCATCGCGTACTGGTAGATGCTCAGCAGCCCGGATGCCCCATCCCAAACATCGGTCTTCAGGGTGGAGGACAGCTCGGTGACGATCGACTGGGCATGCAGCAGGTTTTCGCTTGCGACACCCCAGTTGGCATTCTCCTGGGCGAACTGGGCGCGGTTCAGGTCCAGGAGCAGCCGGTCATAAAGCATCGTGAGGAGCCTGGCCGGCGGGGCCGAGAGGACGGCGTCGTCGTTGTACCGGGAAAGCTGGCTGGCGCGGAGGGCTGTGGAGGTCATGCTTTACGCTCCTTACTTCGTTGAGCTCGAAAGGCCGGCAATCTGGCCTGTGAGCCATGATTGCTGGGCGTTGAGTTGGCCAAGGGCGACTTCCATGGCGTTGTACGTGGTTTGCAGGGTCTGCCGCCTGGTGGCCAGGCGCTGGTCCCAGTCCGAAATCTGGCTGCCCAGGTCAGCCACTTCGGATTGTTGCCCCTTGATCAGGGCGGTTACCGAGCCGGTGAACGGATCGGTAGCGCTGGTGGCAGCGTCGGACACCCGGGACGCAATGGTCTGGAGCGCTGCCTGCGTCCCCGCCGGATCCGAAGCCAAGGACGATTGGAGCTTGGCCGCGTCAAAGGTGAAGTTTCCATCCCTCGTGACATTGATTCCGTATTCGGAGGGAGACTTCCCGTTCACGGGCATCGACATGGCTGAGAAGACTTGGTCGTTGACCGAGCGGACACCGCTGTTGCCGCTGAAGATCCCGCCGCTGGCCGCTGAGGCGCCATTAGCGTCGGTCGTCTGGGTCACCGCGCTGTAGATGGACACGAAGCCGAGGACGTCATTGACCGCGTTCACCAAGTCCCCTGCCTTTTTGGTGATCCCTGCGGAGTCGCTCGCAATGTTCACGGTCACCGGTGCTGCGGTGACGGCGGAGGCCGTCACTGACACGCCGGGAAGCAAGTCGGTGAAGGTGTTGGTTCCGGACGCGATTGTCTGTGCCGCCGGAGTGCCTGCGTACAGGGTTGCTTTGGCATCCTGGGCGGCCTTGACGACGGCGGCGGAAGGGTCCGCCATCAGGTCGGTCGCGGTGCCCGCGCTCACCTGCGCTGCCGTGCCCTGGTAGACGCTGAAGGCTCCAGCCGCGCCTGAGGTGGTTGCGGTCAGTTGAAGGCGGTAGGCTCCGTTGCCTGCCGGGACCTTCACGGCACGAGCCGGGCCGGACGCGGCGTTGATTGCCGTTACGACGTCGTCAAGAGAGGTGGATGCGGGCGTGAGCTCGGTCTGTTTTCCCGTGGAGTCGACGAGCGTCAGCGGCGCGGGGGCACCCGAGCCGTCCGTGGGCCAGCTGCTCATGGCTGCGGTGACGTCCACTTGGCTCTGGGCCAGCTGGGTGACTGTGACGTCGATGGAGCCTGCGGTCGCGGAGGTGGTCGCCGTCGCGCTGAGCGACGGCGAACTCGTGGTGGCGCTAAACAAGTTCAAGGCGTTCACGGCCGAGTCGCCGCTCGCGAGATCCTTCAGTGATGACAACTTCGAGTTGAGCGACTGAAGGGTCGAAATCATCGTCTGGTCTGACGCTAGCTTCGTCTTCAGTTGTGTCTGCGGTTGTGCCTCCACCGCCATGAGCGAATTAATGATGGAGGTGGTGTTCAAGCCGCTGGCGAGGCCGTCGATCGAGCTTGCCACGTTTGGTCCTTCCGGATGGGTTGGTTATGTGGGCGGGATCCGGACGCGAATGGCGGCCAAGGGGGTGTTCCCGCCCTGGCCGCCATTCGCTTATTACCGGTCTGCTACCGGAAGGTTTTAGCGCAAGAGCGAGAGAACGCCCTGGCCGGACTGGTTGGCCTGGGCCAGCATTGCGGTGCCGGCCTGGGACATGATGTTGGCCTTGGTGTACTTGACCATTTCCGAAGCCATGTCCGTGTCCGTGATGCGGGACTCGGCCGCCTGCAGGTTTTCACCGGAGACCTGGAGGGTCTTCGTGGCATGCTCCAAACGGTTCTGGGTTGCACCCAAGTCGGCGCGCTGAGCCGAAACTGCCGCGATGGCGGTGTCAACAGCAGCGATGGTGAGCTGGGCGTTGGCGCTCGTGTCCACCTTGAAGCCTGCAGCACCTGCGGCGCCGGAGAGGCCCGTAGCGCCGGTTCCGACGGCGGTTGCGACGTCACCGAGGTTCACGGCGATCTTGTCGTTGGCGCTACCGCCGGTGCCGACCTGGATGTTCAGGGCCGCGCCGCTGTTTCCAGCCGCACCCTTGAGCAGGTCGATGCCGTTGAACTGGGTGGACTGCGTGAGACGGTCCAGTTCCTTGCCGAGCGAGTCACCTTCACCCTTGATCGCTGAGCGGGATGCGGCGTTGTTGGTGTCGTTCGAGCCCTGGACAGCGAGGTCACGCATGCGCTGGAGGATCGAGTGGACTTCAGTCAGTGCACCTTCAGTGGTCTGGATGACCGAGATGCCGTCCTGGGCGTTACGGGCGGCGACTGCCGAGCCGCTGACCTGGGACTTGAGGCCTTCCGAAATTGCCAGGCCTGCTGCGTCGTCAGCTGCACGGTTGATGCGCAGGCCGCTGGAGAGCTTCTCCATCGACTTCGACACGTCGTTCTGCGTGCGGTTGAGGTTGCCGTAAGCGTTGTTCGCCATCAGGTTTGTGTTGATTGCCATGCCCATGATGTATTCCTCCATGATTGGGTCTGCTGGTACTCCCAGGCCGTCCGTGGCCTGTCACTTCTGGTTATCGGAACAACGGTCGCCTTTGGTTAGCAAAAAGCCGCAGGAAAATTTGCCGCGGGCCACAAGATCCACCGCGCGTCACTTGACTGGACAAAGTGAATAAATCATGCATAAACAACGCCTAACGCATTGGCCGCGGCAGCCGATAGTTGTTTTCAACGCGGCGAAGGCACAGGGGAAGTGCTTTCCCGCGGCAACGCACCCGAGAAACCAACCCGGAACTGGAGTTGACCCGACATGGCCATCCATGAACTGTCGGCCCTGCTGTGGCGAGAACGTGAGCTACTGGATCTGCTGACATTCAAGCTGGAGGAAGAGCAACTGCTCCTCACGGCGGGCAAATCCCGTTGGTTGCCGCATGGCACTCGGGAAGTGGAACAGGTCCTGGGACACCTGTCCAAGGCCGGGCTTGCAAGGGCGGTGGAAGTGGCGGCGGTGGCAGAGCAATGGGGCTTGCCTGCCGAATCTTCACTGGGCGAGCTGGCCTCGTCCGCTCCGGAAGAAGCCTGGGCTGATGTCCTGTCCTCGCACCTGAACGCGATGCAGCAGCAGACCGCCACCATCAAGGAACTACGCGATTCAAACGAGCAGTTCCTTCGCGCTGCCGTCCGTTCCACCCAGGAAACCATGGCGGATCTGAAGCCGGCGGCCGGGACCTACGACTCCCACGGGCGGACCGGTTCCCAGGGCAGGACCGCGGACTCAACCCCGTCCCGCCTTTTCGACCAGCAATTCTGACCGGAACACGGCCGGACAACAAAAGGCCGGACCACCAAGGGCCCGGATCACCCAAAGGACAAAGCAGTGAGCACATTCGGCGGACTCAATACGGCCTACCTGGGCCTCACCGCGGCGCAGCAAGGCATCAACGTTGCCGGACAGAACATCGCCAACGCCGGCACTGACGGGTACACCAGGCAGCGGATCGAGCAATCGGCCGTCGGCGCACCCGCGCGCACGGGCCTCTTCGCAGCGGGCGCCCAGGCCGGTCAAGGCGTGTCGGTGGACGGGATCGCCCGCCTGGGCAACAGCTTCCTCGATGCCGGGGTGCGCTCCGGCGCCGCCCAGGCCGGTTACGCCGGCTATCGCTCCACCGAACTCCAGCAACTCGAAGGCTCGCTGAACGAGCCCGGGTCCGCTGGAATATCGACGGCGCTGCAGACTTTCTGGTCCTCCTGGCAGGGAGTCTCCAACCACCCGGGCGAAGCAGCCCCGGCCGGAGTGCTGCTGCAAGCCGGTACCACCCTCGCCAATACCGTGTCGGCTGGCTACAAGGCCTTGGATTCACAGTGGACGCGGATTCGCGGAGAAGCCCAAAGCACCGTCGCCACCCTGAACGATGCCGCCGCCCGGGTGGCCGGTTTCAACGCAACCATCCGTTCCGTCACAGCCTCGGGCGGCTCCGCCAATGAGATCATCGACGCCCGCAACAAGGTGACGGAAACCGTTGCCTCCCTCGCGGGTGGAACCGTCCGGGACAACGCCGACGGCACGGTGGATGTCTTCGTCGGCGGCAACGCCATCGTCTCGGGTACTTCGCACCGCGACCTCACTTTGAGCGGCCAGGCAAGCATGGGCGCGCCGGGCTCAGCGGTGCACTTGGAATGGGCCGATCGCCCCGGTGTGGCGGTCCCCCTCGACGGCGGAAAGCTCGCCGGCGCGGTCTCCCTCCTTGCCCCCGCCGCGTCGGGAGGCGCGGGAGGCGCCATCTCCGAGGCCGCCGCTTCCTACAACGCGTTCGCCACCAAACTCATGAACGACGTTAATGCCGTGCACCGCACCGGGCTGTCCACCACCGGTGCCTCAAGCCTCGATTTCTTCGCGACCACCCCTGGTGCCCCGGCAGCCTTGTCACTCACCGTTGTCCCGACGAGCGCCGCAGGAATCGCGACCGGCAGCCCCGCCTCCGGCGCCCTCGACGGCAAGATCGCGGATGCCGTTGCCCAAATCGGCACCGGGCAAGGATCCCCTGACGCCTTGTGGTCCGGAATCGTCACAGGAATCGGCACGGCGTCCCAATCGGCACAGCAGCACCAGCGGCTCGCCGACGCGGCGAGCACTGCCGCCGTCGGGCAGCGTTCCTCCGGGGCGTCCGTCAGCCTCGACGAGGAGAACATCAGCCTCCTGAGCAACCAGCACGCTTACCAAGCGGCTGCCCGGGCGATGACGGCCGTGGATGAAGCCCTCGACGTCCTGATCAACCACACCGGATTGGTGGGAAGGTAAGCCATGCTGAACCGTGTCACGAACCAAACGATGTCCGCGGCCGCGCAGTTGAACCTGCAGGCCGGGCAGTCCAAGCTCGCCGCGCTGCAGGACAAGGCCAGCAACCTCAAGAACATCACCAGGCCCTCGGACGATCCCGCGGCCACGGCGAACCTGCTCGCTACGAAAAGCCAGCTCAGCGCCGCCGGACAGTACTCGAACAACATCAACGACGGCAATGGCTGGCTGACGACCGCGGACGCGGCCCTCGGTCAAGCCACCAACATCCTCAACCGGGTCCGGGACCTCACGGTCCAGGCTGCCAACGGTTCCCTGAACAGCACCGCCAAGGAGGCGATCGCCGTCGAAATCGAAGGCCTCAACAAGGACCTCCTCGCCCAGGCGAACACGCAGTACCTGAGCCGCAACGTCTTCGCTGGAAGTTCCGATTCCGCTGGCGCATTCAGCAGCGCCGCGCCGCCTGCGTACAACGGAACACCAGGCGGGACAGTAGAACGGCGGATTGACGCAACGCAGACGGTGCGGGTAGACGCCGACGGCGGTGCGATCTTCGGTGACGGCGCCGGTTCGGTTTTCGCATTGGTGAGCAACGTCGTCGCGGATATCCGCTCCGGTGCGGATGTCAGCGGCCGTTTGACGGCGATCGGTGACAAGATCAAGTCGGTCGTCAACGGACGCGCGGACGTCGGTGCCAGGCAGACCAAACTCATGCGCGCCCAGGATTCCGTCGATGGACTGAAGGCGTCGCTCGACGCACAGCGCTCCGGAATTGAAGACGCAGACATCGGAAAGGTCGTCATGGACTTGAAGCTGCAGGAAACCAATTATCAGGTTGCCCTCGCGGTCACCGCCAAGACACTCCAGCCCACGCTCATGGATTTCCTCAAATGAGCACGGCACAGGCTTCCCGGGAGTTGAGCTTCACCGCGCCCATGCCGGGGCTTGAAGCTTCTGACGGCTTCGCTTTGCGGGGAATCGACGGCGCCCCCGGACTCTACGCGATGGAGTCGGCCAGCCCGCGCATCCGGATGTTCCTGGCCGAGGCCGCCGTTTACGTTCCGGACTACGCGCCCGCCATCCCCCGCTCGACGTTGGAGGATCTCGGGCTGGACCGGGCTGAGCTGGCAACCACCCTGGTAGTGGTCAACCCGACTCCGGAAAAGACCACGGTCA is part of the Arthrobacter ramosus genome and harbors:
- a CDS encoding flagellar basal body rod protein FlgB, which translates into the protein MFESVTSVALGSALDGLSLRQRTIANNIANINTPNYHAKRVQFEDALAASVSAGDGQAAPTVTTSQEPTQLNGNNVNLDTETLSNVDTVLRYQFASRAIGEQFTALRTAMRTS
- the fliF gene encoding flagellar basal-body MS-ring/collar protein FliF — protein: MPPQIAAFFRKMGDGFKGFTAGQRTIAIIGIAVLVLGGVALSAWLGKPSYSPLFSGLKDTDANGIVEQLRKDNVPYELSNGGSTILVPDDKVNDERLKAAAAGLPAAAATGYSLLDKLGVTSSEFQQSVTYKRALEGELATTIQAMDGVKTAAVQLAIPAKTVFVDKAPDATASVFVETQPGVTLSADKVQAVVHLTSAAIENLKPTNVTVVDSQGNVLSTVGGGATGSASKQAADYQQRTSDSVKAVLDRVVGPGNATVAVAADVTAESAQQRSETFSTAKDASPLSETTKTEKYTGTGGGASGVLGPDNIAVPGGTNGNGTFDSSDTTKNNAVNKVTEDRTIPQGAVKRQTISVAINQSAAAGLNVNSVKALVTSAAGVDPTRGDVVTVEVLPFSTSAADAAAQALGAAKAQADAKQQSDLMNTLILAGSILLAVVALIVLVLILLRRRQRREPVDLGERLDYEMLPQAVSTPALEGPPATTAIELPPAHPVPALPMHALPIPGAEALDGERRRAQIEAMVAENPARTADYLRGLMDERQSV
- a CDS encoding flagellar protein FlgN — protein: MAIHELSALLWRERELLDLLTFKLEEEQLLLTAGKSRWLPHGTREVEQVLGHLSKAGLARAVEVAAVAEQWGLPAESSLGELASSAPEEAWADVLSSHLNAMQQQTATIKELRDSNEQFLRAAVRSTQETMADLKPAAGTYDSHGRTGSQGRTADSTPSRLFDQQF
- the fliS gene encoding flagellar export chaperone FliS yields the protein MTSTALRASQLSRYNDDAVLSAPPARLLTMLYDRLLLDLNRAQFAQENANWGVASENLLHAQSIVTELSSTLKTDVWDGASGLLSIYQYAMEAMIGANIYRDVNRTKECIVLLEPLRQGWHDAASQLPVQATVSGTARTNGTLGVG
- a CDS encoding flagellin, coding for MGMAINTNLMANNAYGNLNRTQNDVSKSMEKLSSGLRINRAADDAAGLAISEGLKSQVSGSAVAARNAQDGISVIQTTEGALTEVHSILQRMRDLAVQGSNDTNNAASRSAIKGEGDSLGKELDRLTQSTQFNGIDLLKGAAGNSGAALNIQVGTGGSANDKIAVNLGDVATAVGTGATGLSGAAGAAGFKVDTSANAQLTIAAVDTAIAAVSAQRADLGATQNRLEHATKTLQVSGENLQAAESRITDTDMASEMVKYTKANIMSQAGTAMLAQANQSGQGVLSLLR
- the flgL gene encoding flagellar hook-associated protein FlgL, which gives rise to MLNRVTNQTMSAAAQLNLQAGQSKLAALQDKASNLKNITRPSDDPAATANLLATKSQLSAAGQYSNNINDGNGWLTTADAALGQATNILNRVRDLTVQAANGSLNSTAKEAIAVEIEGLNKDLLAQANTQYLSRNVFAGSSDSAGAFSSAAPPAYNGTPGGTVERRIDATQTVRVDADGGAIFGDGAGSVFALVSNVVADIRSGADVSGRLTAIGDKIKSVVNGRADVGARQTKLMRAQDSVDGLKASLDAQRSGIEDADIGKVVMDLKLQETNYQVALAVTAKTLQPTLMDFLK
- the fliE gene encoding flagellar hook-basal body complex protein FliE, yielding MALDPIGAIQGGGGLSVQGVTGTGYLGGTGNVSGTAGAAGSNGFATALTGAVDNLQSLQSTSNQLAVSAVTGNLDDIHKATIAATRAQITMELVSTVRNKGVDAFNEIMRMQA
- the fliD gene encoding flagellar filament capping protein FliD — encoded protein: MASSIDGLASGLNTTSIINSLMAVEAQPQTQLKTKLASDQTMISTLQSLNSKLSSLKDLASGDSAVNALNLFSATTSSPSLSATATTSATAGSIDVTVTQLAQSQVDVTAAMSSWPTDGSGAPAPLTLVDSTGKQTELTPASTSLDDVVTAINAASGPARAVKVPAGNGAYRLQLTATTSGAAGAFSVYQGTAAQVSAGTATDLMADPSAAVVKAAQDAKATLYAGTPAAQTIASGTNTFTDLLPGVSVTASAVTAAPVTVNIASDSAGITKKAGDLVNAVNDVLGFVSIYSAVTQTTDANGASAASGGIFSGNSGVRSVNDQVFSAMSMPVNGKSPSEYGINVTRDGNFTFDAAKLQSSLASDPAGTQAALQTIASRVSDAATSATDPFTGSVTALIKGQQSEVADLGSQISDWDQRLATRRQTLQTTYNAMEVALGQLNAQQSWLTGQIAGLSSSTK
- a CDS encoding flagellar basal body rod protein FlgC, which codes for MTFDAIGIAGSALTVHRKWLDAVSDNLANMNTVTRTSGKAFQARYVEAAEGSDGNGVYVKSTPQGSATGRLVYQPDHPLADAQGYVRYPDIDLAEQMGALIVAQRGYQANAQVVDRARETYQAALEIGKS
- the fliW gene encoding flagellar assembly protein FliW — encoded protein: MSTAQASRELSFTAPMPGLEASDGFALRGIDGAPGLYAMESASPRIRMFLAEAAVYVPDYAPAIPRSTLEDLGLDRAELATTLVVVNPTPEKTTVNLAAPIVLNPETGRCTQLLLDSKEYPLRAELSA
- the flgK gene encoding flagellar hook-associated protein FlgK produces the protein MSTFGGLNTAYLGLTAAQQGINVAGQNIANAGTDGYTRQRIEQSAVGAPARTGLFAAGAQAGQGVSVDGIARLGNSFLDAGVRSGAAQAGYAGYRSTELQQLEGSLNEPGSAGISTALQTFWSSWQGVSNHPGEAAPAGVLLQAGTTLANTVSAGYKALDSQWTRIRGEAQSTVATLNDAAARVAGFNATIRSVTASGGSANEIIDARNKVTETVASLAGGTVRDNADGTVDVFVGGNAIVSGTSHRDLTLSGQASMGAPGSAVHLEWADRPGVAVPLDGGKLAGAVSLLAPAASGGAGGAISEAAASYNAFATKLMNDVNAVHRTGLSTTGASSLDFFATTPGAPAALSLTVVPTSAAGIATGSPASGALDGKIADAVAQIGTGQGSPDALWSGIVTGIGTASQSAQQHQRLADAASTAAVGQRSSGASVSLDEENISLLSNQHAYQAAARAMTAVDEALDVLINHTGLVGR